One genomic window of Manihot esculenta cultivar AM560-2 chromosome 16, M.esculenta_v8, whole genome shotgun sequence includes the following:
- the LOC110603716 gene encoding VIN3-like protein 1 isoform X2 encodes MKIGNKTVKKQESKKASSSPSNQPSFKKQQRKGENPMQLVTPPEQSSDFGCSKSWICKNSACRAVISIDDTFCKRCSCCICHLFDDNKDPSLWLVCTSETGQGDSCGLSCHIECALQREKVGVVDLGQLMQLDGSYCCASCGKVSGILGCWKKQLIIAKDARRVDVLCYRIYLSYRLLDGTLRFKELHEMVKDAKAKLETEVGPVNGVSAKMARGIVSRLSVAGDMQKLCSLAIDKADKWLATISSGKSSCREDSFPAACRFLFEEVTSSSVIIILIELPTMSSGDIKGYKLWYCKSREETHTKEPVCVFPRTQRRILISNLQPCTEYTFRIVSYTEAGDCGHSEAKCFTKSIEIIHKNPSSSAATNGKKSNTHLGGGTSGSKRDSKNTMSVNSSGFKVRELGKVLHLAWAQEQGCFESFCSADIDICCGASKVMKSETLEDQLPSVSRGLDLNVVSVPDLNEELTPPFESSRDEDNGCTLEQAVEVDDDAASHDIKENGLARSHGSGDSQTWTGGPSLEVPAVDSVAELRRKRAAHSNEEMHDCDSTLIDGSPFRVSNGAGCLDENFESCVKIIRWLECEGHINQEFRLKFLTWFSLRSTEQERRVVNTFIQTLIDDPSSLAGQLVDSFSDIISSKRPRNGFCSKLWH; translated from the exons ATGAAGATAGGTAATAAAACAGTGAAGAAGCAGGAGTCAAAAAAAGCATCTTCAAGTCCCAGTAATCAGCCTTCCTTTAAGAAGCAACAAAGAAAGGGGGAAAATCCCATGCAACTTGTAACTCCTCCTGAGCAGTCATCAGATTTTGGATGTTCAAAATCTTGGATATGTAAAAATTCTGCATGTAGAGCTGTCATATCCATTGATGACACCTTTTGCAAGAGGTGTTCTTGCTGTATTTGTCATTTATTTGATGACAATAAAGATCCTAGTCTCTGGTTGGTTTGCACGTCTGAAACTGGTCAGGGAGACTCCTGTGGGCTATCATGTCATATTGAGTGTGCACTTCAACGTGAAAAGGTGGGCGTTGTTGATCTGGGGCAATTGATGCAACTAGATGGTAGTTATTGCTGTGCTTCTTGTGGAAAAGTTTCAGGGATACTTGG ATGTTGGAAGAAGCAGCTAATCATTGCCAAGGATGCTCGTCGTGTTGATGTGCTCTGTTATAGGATATACTTGAGCTACAGGCTACTGGATGGCACTTTAAGGTTTAAAGAGCTGCATGAAATGGTGAAAGATGCCAAGGCCAAACTAGAAACAGAGGTGGGTCCAGTGAATGGTGTTTCAGCCAAGATGGCACGTGGTATTGTCAGCAGACTCTCTGTTGCTGGTGACATGCAGAAACTTTGTTCGCTTGCAATTGACAAAGCTGATAAGTGGTTGGCTACAATTTCTAGTGGAAAATCAAGTTGCAGAG AGGATTCATTCCCTGCTGCTTGCAGGTTCTTATTTGAAGAAGTGACATCGTCATCtgtcataattattttaattgaattgccTACCATGTCATCTGGTGATATTAAGGGCTACAAGCTCTGGTATTGCAAGAGCAGAGAAGAAACACACACAAAAGAGCCAGTTTGTGTGTTTCCAAGAACTCAGAGGAGGATTTTGATATCCAATCTGCAGCCCTGCACAGAATACACATTTCGAATTGTTTCATATACTGAGGCTGGTGACTGTGGTCACTCTGAGGCTAAGTGTTTTACCAAGAGCATAGAGATAATTCACAAGAATCCAAGTTCTTCAGCTGCCACAAATGGCAAGAAGTCAAATACCCACTTGGGAGGAGGTACTTCTGGTTCAAAAAGAGATTCTAAAAATACAATGTCTGTAAATTCTTCTGGGTTCAAGGTTCGAGAGCTTGGAAAGGTCCTCCACCTAGCTTGGGCTCAAGAGCAAGGATGTTTTGAAAGCTTTTGCAGTGCTGATATAGATATATGTTGTGGAGCTAGCAAAGTGATGAAATCAGAAACTTTAGAAGATCAATTGCCATCTGTTTCACGTGGTCTTGACCTGAATGTTGTTTCTGTGCCCGATTTGAATGAAGAGCTGACCCCTCCATTTGAGTCTTCTCGGGATGAAGATAATGGGTGTACTTTGGAACAGGCTGTTGAGGTGGATGATGATGCTGCTTCTCATGATATTAAGGAAAATGGTTTAGCAAGATCACATGGTAGTGGTGACTCCCAGACCTGGACTGGTGGGCCAAGCTTAGAAGTGCCGGCTGTTGATTCTGTCGCAGAACTGCGCAGGAAAAGGGCTGCACATTCCAATGAGGAGATGCATGACTGTGATAGCACTCTGATAGATGGGTCACCATTCCGTGTTTCCAATGGCGCAGGTTGCTTGGATGAAAACTTCGAGTCCTGTGTGAAGATAATCCGATGGTTGGAATGTGAGGGTCACATTAACCAGGAATTCAGATTGAAATTTCTGACATGGTTTAGTTTAAGATCAACAGAACAAGAACGAAGAGTGGTCAACACTTTCATACAAACTCTGATTGATGATCCTAGTAGTTTGGCAGGACAGTTGGTCGACTCCTTTTCAGATATCATATCCAGCAAGAGGCCAAGAAATGGTTTCTGTAGCAAGCTGTGGCACTAA
- the LOC110603716 gene encoding VIN3-like protein 1 isoform X1: MDLEDKFLAKVSGLQSLSSSVQSTPEKNGNSDDASRSPELLQEFLKSGPKKELLRTCFDKDKKHTASSKSRTTEVMKIGNKTVKKQESKKASSSPSNQPSFKKQQRKGENPMQLVTPPEQSSDFGCSKSWICKNSACRAVISIDDTFCKRCSCCICHLFDDNKDPSLWLVCTSETGQGDSCGLSCHIECALQREKVGVVDLGQLMQLDGSYCCASCGKVSGILGCWKKQLIIAKDARRVDVLCYRIYLSYRLLDGTLRFKELHEMVKDAKAKLETEVGPVNGVSAKMARGIVSRLSVAGDMQKLCSLAIDKADKWLATISSGKSSCREDSFPAACRFLFEEVTSSSVIIILIELPTMSSGDIKGYKLWYCKSREETHTKEPVCVFPRTQRRILISNLQPCTEYTFRIVSYTEAGDCGHSEAKCFTKSIEIIHKNPSSSAATNGKKSNTHLGGGTSGSKRDSKNTMSVNSSGFKVRELGKVLHLAWAQEQGCFESFCSADIDICCGASKVMKSETLEDQLPSVSRGLDLNVVSVPDLNEELTPPFESSRDEDNGCTLEQAVEVDDDAASHDIKENGLARSHGSGDSQTWTGGPSLEVPAVDSVAELRRKRAAHSNEEMHDCDSTLIDGSPFRVSNGAGCLDENFESCVKIIRWLECEGHINQEFRLKFLTWFSLRSTEQERRVVNTFIQTLIDDPSSLAGQLVDSFSDIISSKRPRNGFCSKLWH, from the exons ATGGATTTAGAGGATAAATTCCTTGCTAAAG TTTCTGGGCTTCAAAGCCTATCTTCCAGTGTGCAAAGCACCCCTGAAAAAAATGGGAATTCAGATGATGCTTCAAGAAGTCCAGAGCTCCTTCAAGAGTTTCTGAAATCTGGACCAAAAAAGGAACTTCTTCGAACTTGCTTTGATAAGGACAAGAAGCACACAGCTTCATCTAAGAGCAGGACAACAGAAGTTATGAAGATAGGTAATAAAACAGTGAAGAAGCAGGAGTCAAAAAAAGCATCTTCAAGTCCCAGTAATCAGCCTTCCTTTAAGAAGCAACAAAGAAAGGGGGAAAATCCCATGCAACTTGTAACTCCTCCTGAGCAGTCATCAGATTTTGGATGTTCAAAATCTTGGATATGTAAAAATTCTGCATGTAGAGCTGTCATATCCATTGATGACACCTTTTGCAAGAGGTGTTCTTGCTGTATTTGTCATTTATTTGATGACAATAAAGATCCTAGTCTCTGGTTGGTTTGCACGTCTGAAACTGGTCAGGGAGACTCCTGTGGGCTATCATGTCATATTGAGTGTGCACTTCAACGTGAAAAGGTGGGCGTTGTTGATCTGGGGCAATTGATGCAACTAGATGGTAGTTATTGCTGTGCTTCTTGTGGAAAAGTTTCAGGGATACTTGG ATGTTGGAAGAAGCAGCTAATCATTGCCAAGGATGCTCGTCGTGTTGATGTGCTCTGTTATAGGATATACTTGAGCTACAGGCTACTGGATGGCACTTTAAGGTTTAAAGAGCTGCATGAAATGGTGAAAGATGCCAAGGCCAAACTAGAAACAGAGGTGGGTCCAGTGAATGGTGTTTCAGCCAAGATGGCACGTGGTATTGTCAGCAGACTCTCTGTTGCTGGTGACATGCAGAAACTTTGTTCGCTTGCAATTGACAAAGCTGATAAGTGGTTGGCTACAATTTCTAGTGGAAAATCAAGTTGCAGAG AGGATTCATTCCCTGCTGCTTGCAGGTTCTTATTTGAAGAAGTGACATCGTCATCtgtcataattattttaattgaattgccTACCATGTCATCTGGTGATATTAAGGGCTACAAGCTCTGGTATTGCAAGAGCAGAGAAGAAACACACACAAAAGAGCCAGTTTGTGTGTTTCCAAGAACTCAGAGGAGGATTTTGATATCCAATCTGCAGCCCTGCACAGAATACACATTTCGAATTGTTTCATATACTGAGGCTGGTGACTGTGGTCACTCTGAGGCTAAGTGTTTTACCAAGAGCATAGAGATAATTCACAAGAATCCAAGTTCTTCAGCTGCCACAAATGGCAAGAAGTCAAATACCCACTTGGGAGGAGGTACTTCTGGTTCAAAAAGAGATTCTAAAAATACAATGTCTGTAAATTCTTCTGGGTTCAAGGTTCGAGAGCTTGGAAAGGTCCTCCACCTAGCTTGGGCTCAAGAGCAAGGATGTTTTGAAAGCTTTTGCAGTGCTGATATAGATATATGTTGTGGAGCTAGCAAAGTGATGAAATCAGAAACTTTAGAAGATCAATTGCCATCTGTTTCACGTGGTCTTGACCTGAATGTTGTTTCTGTGCCCGATTTGAATGAAGAGCTGACCCCTCCATTTGAGTCTTCTCGGGATGAAGATAATGGGTGTACTTTGGAACAGGCTGTTGAGGTGGATGATGATGCTGCTTCTCATGATATTAAGGAAAATGGTTTAGCAAGATCACATGGTAGTGGTGACTCCCAGACCTGGACTGGTGGGCCAAGCTTAGAAGTGCCGGCTGTTGATTCTGTCGCAGAACTGCGCAGGAAAAGGGCTGCACATTCCAATGAGGAGATGCATGACTGTGATAGCACTCTGATAGATGGGTCACCATTCCGTGTTTCCAATGGCGCAGGTTGCTTGGATGAAAACTTCGAGTCCTGTGTGAAGATAATCCGATGGTTGGAATGTGAGGGTCACATTAACCAGGAATTCAGATTGAAATTTCTGACATGGTTTAGTTTAAGATCAACAGAACAAGAACGAAGAGTGGTCAACACTTTCATACAAACTCTGATTGATGATCCTAGTAGTTTGGCAGGACAGTTGGTCGACTCCTTTTCAGATATCATATCCAGCAAGAGGCCAAGAAATGGTTTCTGTAGCAAGCTGTGGCACTAA